Below is a window of Veillonella rodentium DNA.
TGGGTGCTTCGTATACCCATCTTTTACATGCTGTTCAACATTTCGTATATCATTATTCTGCAGCGGAACATCTGAGTTTTGGTGCCGCCGTAGCTCGCGTAGCACCGTTGGAACGATTGTTTGCTCTCATGGTTTGTGGCGTTGTCGGCGGGATAGGGTGGTTCCTGATTCATCGATATGGTCCCGGGATTGTAGATATAAAGGCAGCAGTTGCCGGTAAAATGGATATGCATCCTATTACAACGGTATTACATGCGACATTACAAATTATTACCGTAGGCATAGGTTCTCCATTGGGCAGGGAAGTGGCGCCTCGGGAGGCGAGTGCAGGAATTACGACCTTTTTAGTAGATCATTTTGATATAACGCGGGAAGATCGACAGTTATTGATTGCCTGTGCCGCCGGGGCGGGGCTGGCAGCCGTTTATAATTCACCTTTATCAGCGGCTATTTTTACGCTGGAGACATTGTTACTTACATGGAACGTGCGTTCTATGAGTGCCGCTCTATTATGCTGCGGTTTAGCAACGTTGGTTACGAGACTCGCCGGCGTGGGAGATGTCATTCAATATACAATGGCACAGCCGAGCCTAGGCAGTCATTATGAAGAGTTTTCCATTGCGTTAGGTGCAGTTATCGCTATCGGTGTTGTCGTATTTAATATAACGCAAAGTAAGTTGCCCGCATTTCATCGCAATAGCCCTGTTATGATCGTTGTTTCTATTATTGCATTTACCTTAATCGGTGCATTATCCATGTATTATCCTGAAATTCTTGGCAATGGCAAGGCCGGTAACGAATTAACATTTGCTAACGATATAACTTGGACATATGCGTTAGGGCTCTTCGGTTCAAAATGGATAGCTGTTCTTTTAGCATTAGCCGCGGGGGCTTACGGTGGTCGCATTACGCCGTCTATGATGTTAGGTAGTACCTTGGCCATTGTATTCGGTACATTTTGGTCCATAGCTGTGACTCCGATTTCTCTTGGAATGGCTGCTTTCATAGGGGCTGTTGCATTTCTAGGCTTAGCGCAGAAGATGCCCCTCGCATCATGTGTGTTTATGTTAGAACTATCGCGTTTTTCCGTTGAGATGCTATTCCCGATTGCATTGACCATGGGTACCGCATTGATGGTGGAACAAATAATACAAAGCAGATTGGCGCGATCGTAAGTGCATCCGATCAGATATGTTTTACTGAAGTTGATTTATAATTTCCTAAATTATAAAAAGGACAGTTGATTACTTGAATAACCTGCATTTCCAAAAATGTTTGAATTTTGGTGTTCGGTCCAAGCTCGACTGTCCTCTTTTTATGTGGTTGAATTATTGCTATATGCTAAACAATCTTGGCATTTTTGTCGTATTCTTCACCGCCTGCATTGGGAAGCATACCGTACTCTATGGTCCACAGATGTTTGTATTTCAATGCCTGGTTGTGAATGCGTTCGATTTGGGTGGCATCTGTGCGTACTATGCGTGCCGGGATTCCGACTACTAATGAGTTTGGAGGGATAACCGTGTTTTCCTTTACTACTGCACCGGCAGCAATGATAGAGCCCGAGCCTATATGGCAACCGCTTAAAACGATAGCCCCCATACCGATGAGTACATTATCCTCTACAGTTGTAGCATGAACGATAGCACCATGGCCTACTGTTACATAATCGCCCAGAATACATGCTTTATCATCATCTACATGTAAAACAGAATTATCTTGAACATTGGAATAACGACCAACGATGATTTTATTGACATCGCCGCGAAGCGCACAGTTTTGCCAAATGGATGCATATTCTTTTAATTCTACGTCGCCCGCTAGTTCAGCACCGGGCATAACGCAGCTTTTAGGGTCTAATTTGGGATATTTTCCGTGAAATGGTAACATGTATTACTCCTAGCTTAAATATTAAATGACATCGATGAAACGTTGTGCCTTACGAATGGACATGATTGCTTCATTCATAACCGTTTGAACGATGACGCGTGCCGGTTCAATCTTGTTGAGTCGATTTAAGCCTTGTCCGACCTGAACGGCACCGTTTACAACATCACCGTCGATAGCAGCTAATTTATTTGTGCCTTGAGACATTTTGGTGCGTTCTTCCGGTGTGGTTACGCCATCGGTTTCCGCTGCAAGATAGCGCGTAGTGAATTCATTTTTTAAGCTGCGAACACCACCGTGGCCGGAGAGAAGCCCCGTTACAACCGAGTCCGTATCGGTTGCTTTGATGATGGCTTCTTTCATATTTGGATGGGCATGACATTCTTCAGCTAACAAGAAACGGGACCCCATCTGAACACCTTCTGCACCCATTAATAAAGCGGCTGCAAGGCCTCGCCCATCAACGATAGCACCTGCTACTACAACGGGAATAGAGATTTCCGGCAGAATATTTTCCATTAAAGACATAGTTGTTTGCGTGCCGATATGTCCGCCTGCCTCCATGCCCTCCACGATAATCGCATCTGCACCGGCATCCGCGATACGTTTAGCCAGCTTTAAGGACGGTACGACGGGGATGACTTTAATTCCCGCATCTTGAAACGGTTTGATATACGGTACGGGATTACCTGCACCGAGTGTAACAAATGCAGGTTTTTCGGCGATGATTATATCTACGAGTTCATCCTTGTTAGGGGCCATCAGCATGAGGTTTACGCCAAAAGGTTTATCCGTTAATTTTTTGCAGGCCCGAATTTCATTGCGTGTCCAGTCCGCATCCCGCCCGCCTAGAGCGATGACGCCGGTGGCTCCGGCGTTAGCGACGGCGGCCACGAGTTCGTGTTCCGATACCCAAGCCATGGCACCCTGAATGATAGGGTATTCTATTTGTAAAAGTTGTGTTAATTTTGTTCTCATACATCCTCCTAGAATAACTAATTTATGGTTTTCGCATATAAAACGGCGATATTTATAAGTACATACTTATATAACTCATATGATAAGTATCGATATAAAATCATATCTTACTTATATAACATATAATAGTATAATAGTGAAATTCTGTATATAGACTTTTCTCGTTTGATATAATACAGAAGATAATTGATAATATATTTCAGTAAAGACAGGCAGAATAAAACCGCATATTATTTATGCTTTTTAAATATTGTGAAAACTAAAAAAATAAGAAAATGAGTATTGAAAAGTTTCGATATCTTTGATATACTACATTCAGATGAAGTATCTGAACTATTGAAAGATAAAATGTTAATCATAATTTTCAAGTGAAGGAGGAAATACACATGGAAAAATATGTATGCGTAGTATGCGGTTGGGTTTATGATGAAGCTGTAGAAGGTGTAAAATTCGAAGATCAACCGGCTGATTATGTTTGCCCAATCTGTGGTGTTGGTAAAGACCAATTCGAAAAAATGTAATTGATTTACCGAAAAGGCTATCTTAAGCGGACTTGAGATAGCCTTTTTTATTTGACAAAGCACAATGTCGTGTTTATAATATTATAAGTCGAGGTAAGATTATGAAACTGCAAGTAGAGCAAGCAAAAGAACATATAGGAAAGAAATTTCCTTATAGCTATACGATGCCAGCCTCTATACTTGGCGACGTAACTGCTTTTCCTTGGAGCCGTCATGATATAACCATTAGTGGTGAGTTTTGGTATGATGGTCAAAACTACATTGTCCACGGTTCGATCACATCTAAAGGTGATTATGAGTGTTCTAGGTGTTTAAACATAACGGAACATAATCGTAATGATTTCTTCGAAGAAGTCTTTAGTGATGGTCGGGTTACAGAGGATGATGTGATTCCTTTCGATGGAGAGGAAATTGACTTGACCGAACTGATTAGGGATACATTAATCATCAATGAACCCTCTCAAGTGTTATGTCAGGATGATTGCAAAGGATTGTGCGTTCATTGCGGAGCAAATTTAAATGTTTCACCTTGTTCTTGTGAATCCTTTGTGGTGGATCCTCGATTTGCAGAGTTACGTGCTTTGCTTGATGAGAAAGATGATAGATTGTCCTAATGATTGTATTAAGGAGGTGCAGATAATGGCAGTACCTAAGCGTAGATTGTCTAAATGCCGTCGCGATCGTCGCCGTGCTAATTGGAAATTGGAAGCTCCTGGTTATGTAGCATGTCCACAATGTCACGAACCTAAGATGCCTCATCGTGTTTGCCCTACATGTGGTCACTATAAAGGTGAACAAGTAGTAACTAATGCTTAATAAGTAAGCCGAGAAAAGAACGTCTGTTTAACAGGCGTTCTTTTTTTGCGTTTTATAGTCGGCTTTTATATTTCGGATAAAATAAATACAACAAAAATATAAAATTATTACCATATTTGGTAGATGGGTTTAAAATTCTTACCATATATATGAAAAGTCTTGCCAATGAGGGAAATATTGTATATACTTAGTATGTAATATTAGTACTAGGTCATAAAAGGTGGTCCCATGAGTCGGTTGAAGAAACAAGAGCGCCAAAAGCAGTTGCAAGAAAAACTGAATATCACGCCATTTCTAACTGATGAAGATTTGGCCTCTCACTTCAGTGTGAGTGTGCCGACTATTCGTTTGGATCGACTGGAATTGGGTATTCCTGAATTACGTGAGCGTATTCGCGTGATGGCTACAGGCGGTTATACGCCGGAAACAGCGGAACATTTGCCGTATGAAGTAGTGGGAGAACTGATTGATGTTACCGCAGGGCAACAGGCGTTATCCATGTTGCGCACAACTGTGGATATGGAGGATCAGTTCGGTTATATAGAGCCTCAGTATTTATATGCGCAAGCAAATTCCCTAGCAAAAGTCGTCATGGGGACGACCGTTTGTTCGGCGGAAGTTGGAAATATAAAGTATAAAAGCCCTGTAAGAGCCGGTACCAATCTGGTGGCAAAAGCAGAAATTGTTCGTCGCCGTGGAAATAAGTTCTTTATTTGGGTCATCATAAGAGATAAAATAAAAGAAGTATTTCGAGCAAAATTTATCATGGAATCCATAGAGAATAGGGTGTAAATTATGAAAATCGCAGTAGACGTCATGGGAGGCGATTTTGCTCCTTTGGAAACCGTTCTGGGCTCCATTGAAGCCGTACGAGAAAATAGTCACATCGAAGTGGTTCTCGTAGGTGATGAGCAGCAAATTTTTGATATATTAGAAGCTAATAATGAAGCGAATAATTCGCGTATTTCCGTGCATCATGCCAGTCAAGTTATCGGCATGGATGAACATCCGGGCCAGGCATTACGTAAGAAGAAAGATGCGTCCGTTGTCGTTGCAACTTCATTAGTGAGAGATAAAGCCTGTGATGCCGTCATCGCTCCCGGAAGTACCGGTGCTGCTGTGGCCGCGGCTCTTTTCGGCTTAGGTCGAATCAAGGGCATTGATAGACCGGTTATTGCAACACCGATGCCCACGGTGAACGGTATTACGGTAATGCTGGACTCCGGTGCTAACTCCAATAGCAAACCTAAACATCTTGTACAGGGGGCTTTGATGGGGTCGGAATATGCAAAGCTGTTATTAGGCAAAGATAACCCTACAGTAGGATTATTAAATATCGGCGAAGAAGCTACAAAGGGAAACGAAGTCGTTTTGGCTACATATCCTATTTTAGAGAAAATGAAAACCATCAACTTTAAAGGGAATGTAGAAGGCCGCGATATACCGAAAGGGACCGTAGATGTTGTCGTATGTGACGGTTTTGTAGGTAATGTAATTTTAAAGTTTGCTGAAGGTCTGGTTACGGGCTTAACACAACTTATAAAAGAAAGCATTATGGCGAGCGGTATTTTCGCAAAGCTTGGTGCTATGCTTGTAAAACCGGCTTTGAAGCATATCGCGAAGAAGATAGATCACACAGAAAATGGCGGTGCTCCGCTTTTAGGGGTTAATGGTGTGTTTATGATTGCCCATGGCAGCTCCAAGGCTAAGGAAATCAAGACGGCTATTACTATTGCCGGAGATTTGGTGGATCGTAAAATTATTGAACACATTCAACAAACGATAGAAATTGAAGGAGCTTTAAAATATGAGTATGATGAGTAAACCTGTAGGAATTATTGGTACAGGCAGCTTCCTTCCTGACAATGTGGTAACAAATTTTGATCTTGAAAAAATGGTCGATACTAATGACCAGTGGATCAGAGAACGTACAGGTATTGAAGAACGCCGCATTGCACCGGAAGGCATGAACACATCTTATATGGCGGCTGAGGCAGCAAAAAAAGCCATGCAGATGGCTAAAGTTAATGCAGAAGACCTCGATATGATTATCTTCGCCACTTTGACACCGGATATGATTATTCCTTCTGCTGCTTGTGTGTTGCAAGCAAATTTAGGAGCAAAAAATGCAGCGGCTTATGATTTGCAGGCGGCTTGCTCCGGCTTTGTCTATGGATTGATTACGGCAGCAAGTTATATTAATTCTGGAATTTATAAAAAGGTACTTGTCGTGGGCGCTGAAATTCTATCACGTCGAGTTAACTGGAATGATCGCGGTACATGTATTCTCTTCGGCGATGGTGCAGGAGCGGCCGTTGTTTCTGAAGTTCCTGAAGGATATGGTATCAAAGGCATCGATATGGGCGCCGACGGTACCGGTGGTTCATCTCTTTGTATACCTGCCGGCGGTACAGCTGTTATTGCTAATGATCAGCGTGTAGAGGAAGGGTTGACTTTCATCCATATGGATGGGCCTGAAGTATATAAGTTTGCAGTTAAAACAATGGGACGCACCGTTTTAAAATCTTTAGAATGTGCTCATATGGATTTAGAGGATTTGGATTTCTTTATTCCTCATCAGGCGAATATTCGGATTATTGATTCGGCTGCAAAACGTTTACATATGCCGAAGGAAAAAGTATTTGTTAATTTACATAAGTATGGTAACACATCTGCCGCGTCCGTAGCGATTGCTCTTGATGAAGCCTGGCGTGAAGGACGTTTCAAACGCGGTGATAATGTTGCGTTTGCAGGATTTGGAGCTGGTCTTACATGGGCGAGCCTAGTCTTGAAATGGTATTAAGGAGGAAACATCGAGATGATTAAGACTGATATTTGTGATTTGTTGCAGATTGAGTATCCGATCTTTCAGGGCGGTATGGCTTGGCTCGGTACTGCAGAACTTGCGGCAGCTGTTTCTGAGGCCGGCGGTCTCGGCATCATCGGTGCAGGTCATATGCCTCCTGATGTGTTCCGCAATGAAATTCATAAATTAAAAGAACGGACAAGTAAACCTTTTGGCTGTAACATCATGTTAATGTCTCCGTTTGTAAAAGAAGTAATGGAAGTTGTTCTGGAAGAACACGTTCCTGTCATCACAACCGGTGCAGGTAATCCAGGGGTTTATATTCCGGCGTTGAAAGAGATCGGTACGAAGGTCATTCCTGTAGTGGCATCCGTGTTGCTTGCTAAACGTCTGTTGCGCGGCGGTATTGATGCGATTATCGCGGAAGGTACTGAATCCGGCGGTCACGTAGGTGATATTACGACGATGGCGTTGATTCCGCAAGTTGTAGATGCCGTTGATGTACCGGTTATTGCAGCCGGCGGGATTGCAGATGGTCGCGGCATGGCCGCTGCATTTGCATTGGGCGCTAAAGCGGTGCAAATGGGGACTCGTTTTGTATTATCCGAAGAATGTATTGCTCACGAGAATTATAAGAATGCCGTGTTGAAAGCAAAAGATCGCGCTACGGTTATGACCGGTCTTACGACAGGTCATCCGGTACGTATTATCGATAATGCGTTAGCGCATAAGTATAAAGCGCTTGAATTTAGCGGCGCTTCTAAGGAAGAATTGGAAAGTTTGGGTGCAGGTACACTTCGTAAAGCTGCTATCGACGGTGATGTAAAAGAAGGTTCCGTAATGATCGGTCAAATTTCCGGTATGTTGACGGATGTTAAACCATGTGCAACGATTATTCAGGATATTATGACTGAAGCTGAAACAGTAATTAAAAACCTTCAAGGTCTTAGTAAATAAGGAGGCCCCTATGAAAACGGCATTTGTTTTTCCCGGTCAAGGTTCACAAAAAGTAGGTATGTTACAAGATTTGTATAATGAATATCCTATTGTGAAACAACGTTTTGAAGAAGCTGACGAAGCACTTGGGTATTCTATTACTAAATTATGCTTCGAAGGTCCTGATACAGAGCTTGTAAAGACGGCAAATACACAACCGGCTATTTTGACGGCATCTGTAGCATGCTATGAAATCTTAAAAGAGAAAGGTTTCGCGCCTGACATTGTAGGCGGGCATAGCCTCGGTGAATACAGTGCTCTTGTGGCTGCCGGCGTATTAAAATTTAAAGATGCCGTATATGTAGTTCACAAACGCGGTGAATATATGCAGGAGGCTGTACCTTTGGGGAAAGGTGCCATGGCGGCTATTTTGGCATTGCCTCGTGAAGAGGTTGTGGCTATCTGTAAGGATATCGATGCATCTGTTGGCTCCGTACAGGCAGTAAACTTCAATTGTCCTGGACAAATCGTTATCGCCGGGGAAACGGCAGCGGTGGAAGCGGCGGCGGAAAAAATGAAGGCAGCCGGTGCAAAACGCGCAGTTATGCTACCTGTTAGTGCTCCATTTCACAGTCGTTTGATGGAACCTGCGGCAATCCGCTTAAAAGAGGAATTGGATAAGATTCAGGTGAGTGATGCACAAATTCCTGTAGTTGCGAATGTTACCGGTAAGATTTTGACTAATGCTAATGACATTAAAGAATCTTTGGTTACTCAAGCTGCTAATCCTGTATTATGGGAAGACTGCGTAGCGGAAATGATTAACTTCGGTGTAACTCGCTTCGTAGAAGTGGGCCCTGGTAAAGTGCTTACCGGCTTCACTAAAAAAATCAACAAAGACATGGAATTAGCTAATGTGGAAGACGTTGCATCCTTAGATAAAACGCTTGAATTTTTGAAAGGGGTTCGATAAAATGCACTTAGAGGGTAAAGTAGCCATTGTAACAGGCGCATCCCGTGGTATCGGTCGCGCTGTAGCGATTCAATTAGCACAATCCGGTGCAGATGTCGTAGTTAATTACAGCGGTAGTGAAGGTGCAGCTCAAGAAACCGTTGAAGCTGTACAAGCGCTTGGCCGTAAAGCCATAAAAATTAAAGCTAATGTGGCCGATGCTGAAGAGGTGGCTTCCATGGTGGAAGAAGCTCATAAAGAATTCGGACACATTGATATCCTCGTTAATAATGCCGGAATTACACGTGACGGCTTATTAATGCGTATGAAAGATGATGATTTTGATGCTGTTATCGATATTAACCTCAAAGGTGTGTATCTAGTAACGAAAGTAGTTGCAAAAATCATGATGAAGCAACGTTCCGGACGTATTATCAATATGACATCCGTTGTAGGTGTTATCGGTAATACGGGGCAAACCAATTATGCCGCATCTAAAGCGGGCGTTATCGGATTTACCAAGTCTTGTGCTAAGGAATTGGCAAGTCGTGGTATTACGGTTAATGCTATTGCACCGGGCTTTATCAATACTGATATGACCGATGTATTACCGGAAAAAGTTAAAGAAGCTATGGTTGCTGAAATTCCGTTAGGCCGTATGGCTGAAGCTGAAGAAGTGGCATCGGTAGCAACATTCCTTGCGAGTGATTTTGCTAATTATATTACGGGACAAGTCATCAATGTTGATGGCGGCATGGTAATGTAGTTGTAAAATTTGACTATATATAAACCTACATTGAAAGGAGGTGAACCACTAATGAGTACTTTCGATAAAGTTAAAGCAATCGTTGTGGAACAATTAGGCGTTGATGAAGCTGAAGTTACCATTGATTCTACATTCATCGACGATTTAGGCGCAGACTCCTTGGATATCGTTGAATTGATCATGGCATTCGAAGAAGAATTCAATGTTGAAATCCCTGACGACGTTGCAGAAAAAATCAAAACCGTTAAGGATACAGTAGAATATATTGATTCTGCTAAATAAGCTGTAAAGCTGACAATTCAGCCGAGAGGGGGGCCGAGTGGCCTCCCCACCGGTTTTATTTACAGGAGGATTTGATAGTGAAGCTCCCTGAACTTCGCATTGGGAATCTAGTGGCCAAAGTACCTATTATTCAAGGTGGTATGGCGATTAGATTGTCTACAGCTCGCTTGGCAGCAGCCGTTGCAAATGAAGGCGGTATAGGTCTTATTGCGGCATCCGGTTTGCCTTTTGATGAATTAAGATATGAAATACAATTAGCTAGAAAATTATCACCTACGGGTATTATTGGTATAAATGCGATGGTAGCGGCCACACAATTTGCCGGCCTTGTTAAGACTGCCATTGAAGAGGGCATAGATCTTGTAGTAGCAGGTGCTGGTTTTTCAAGAGATATGTTCGCTATGGGTAAAGAATCCGGTACGCCTATCGTACCGATCGTTTCATCCGCAAAGTTAGCACGCATTTCCGAAGGATTGGGCGCCTCTGCCGTTATCGTTGAAGGTAGCGAGGCGGGTGGCCATCTGGGTACAAATCGTTCAGCTCGGGATATCGTTCCTGAGGTTGTAGCAGCCGTAAAAAAAATACCGGTGATTGCTGCCGGTGGTGTTTTAGATGGTCGCGACATTGTGGATATGTTAAAGCTCGGTGCCAGTGGTGTTCAGATGGGCAGCCGTTTTGCTGCTTCTGATGAATGTAACGCATCCGATGAATTGAAAAAAATGTATGTGCGGGCTACAAAACCTGAGGATATTGTATTAATTCAAAGTCCCGTAGGTTTACCCGGACAAGCCATTAAAAATAAGTTTGCCGAATCCGTATTGGACGGCACAGTAGCACCACCGACGGTGTGTGATAACTGTTTGAAGCATTGCTCACATAAATTCTGCATTATTCGTGCACTTTCACGAGCACAACAGGGCGATGTGGAAACGGGATTGGTATTCTCTGGCAATAATATGAGAAAAGTCGACAAGATTATGCCAGTTAAAGATATCTTTGCTCAATTGAAACAGCAGGTAGCAGAGATTGATTAATTTAAAAGGGCTGTATGTCTATAAGAGGTGGAATAATTGGAAAAACGTGTAGTAATTACTGGCTTAGGAGCAGTGACTCCTGTAGGTATCGGTAAAGAAAACTTTTACAATGCGTTATTAGCAGGTCAATCTGGTATTGGGCCGATTACACGCTTTGATGCATCTGACTATGCAACACGCATTGCGGGTGAAGTAAAAGACTTTGACATTACAAACTATGGAGTAGATAAGAAAGAAGCTCGTCGCATGGACCGTTCCGTAGAATTGGCTATCGGTGCAGCAGTTCTTGCTTGTGAAGACTCCAAACTCGACTTGGATAAAGAAGATTTGGATCGTTGCGGTACTGTTGTTGGTACCGGTATCGGCGGTATCGACTCTATCCATGAAGTATACGAAACACTATTCGATAAAGGTCCTGGTCGTGTGAGCCCATTTGCGGTGCCTATGATGATTGCTAATATGACATCTGCACGCGTATCTATCCGCTTAGGTCTTAAAGGCCCTGTTATTACAGATGTAACAGCTTGTACTTCCGGTACTAATGCAATCGGCGATGCTTTCCGTATCATTCAGCGTGGTGATGCTGATATCATGTTTGCAGGCGGTACAGAGGCCGCCGTATCTCCAGCTGCTGTGGCCGGTTTTGCAGCTATGAAAGCTATGTCCACACGTAATGATGAACCTACAAAAGCATCTCGTCCATTCGATAAAGACCGCGACGGCTTCGTTATGGGCGAAGGTTCCGGTATCGTTGTCCTTGAAGAATTAGAACATGCAAAAGCTCGTGGTGCTCATATCTATGCTGAAGTTGTAGGTTATGGCACAAACGGTGATGCCTATCATATTACAGCACCGGCTCCTGGTGGTGTACAGGCTCGTAAATGTATGGAATTGGCTATTAAAGATGCAGGTATTGATCCGAATGAGGTTAACTACATCAATGCGCATGGTACATCCACAGGTCTTAATGACAAAAATGAGACATTAGCTATTAAGGAATTATTCGGTGACCATGCGAAGAATATCGCTGTCAATTCTACAAAATCCATGACGGGACACTTGTTGGGGGCTGCCGGAGCTATTGAAACTATCGTTGTTGCAATGGCTATTGAAACCGGTAAGGTTCACCCTACAATTAACTGCGATAATCCTGATGAAGGTTTGGATTTGGATTACGTTCGTGAAGGCGCGCGTGATTTACAAGTTAAATGTGCTCTTTCCAACTCTTTCGGCTTCGGTGGTCATAACGGTACAATTTGTGTGCGCCGTTATGAAGCTTAATGGGGGCAGTTGAAGCGCATAAGAGTAAGATGACACAAGCTCGTGAAGAATCTCTTCAGGGGCTTGTTAGTCGTTTAGACATACCTGTTTCAGATATATCCATTATAGATTGTGCATTTACACATACCTCTTATGCGAACGAACATAAATCAAAGCATATTCATCACAATCAGCGCTTGGAGTTTCTCGGTGATGCCGTATTGGATCTTATCATCGGTGAATATTTGTTCAGAACCTATCCGGATATGGCGGAAGGTAGCTTGACCAAAATCAAGGCGGCTACGGTTTGTGAAGACTCTTTGGCTTCCGTGAGTCGCACATTGGATTTAGGTAAATATTTATTGCTTGGACATGGGGAATATGCTTCCGGCGGTAATGATCGAAACTCTATCTTAGCTGATACATTTGAGTCTCTTATCGGAGCCATTTATATTTCTACAGATTACCAAACGGCTATGGCTTTTGTGTTGAAGCATTTGACCGCTTATATAGATCAAGCCTTGGAAGGTAAGCGGGGCAAAGATTATAAAACATTATTGCAAGAGTATGTACAGCGAGATGGGGATAAACATATCGTATATCGTCTACTCAGTGAAAGTGGGCCCGATCATGCCAAAACCTTTCATATGGAGGTTCAGATCGATGGTGTTACCTATGAGGCCGGCTCAGGTAAAAGTAAAAAAATTGCAGAACAGCATGCCGCTCAATTGACCCTGGAACGGTTGATGAATAAATAAAAGCGCCGTATGGCGCTTTTTCTGTATTAAAATAGAGATACCTGGATTACTATAAAAAGAGATATTTAGATTACTATAACTATATTAGATTTTATAAATCAGGAAGCAATAAATCAGAAAGGAGGTGCCTATGAAACCGTACGGTATGATTCCTTTTTTTATACCTCATTTAGGATGTCCCTATATATGTACATTCTGTAATCAGTCACGCATTACGGGACAATCGGAAATCAGTCATCTTACAGCGGACTATATCAGAAAAACAATAGAGGATTACGTAGGCGATAAACGCCGCGACAAGTTCTGGGAGGTCGCATTTTACGGCGGCTCC
It encodes the following:
- the fabD gene encoding ACP S-malonyltransferase; translated protein: MKTAFVFPGQGSQKVGMLQDLYNEYPIVKQRFEEADEALGYSITKLCFEGPDTELVKTANTQPAILTASVACYEILKEKGFAPDIVGGHSLGEYSALVAAGVLKFKDAVYVVHKRGEYMQEAVPLGKGAMAAILALPREEVVAICKDIDASVGSVQAVNFNCPGQIVIAGETAAVEAAAEKMKAAGAKRAVMLPVSAPFHSRLMEPAAIRLKEELDKIQVSDAQIPVVANVTGKILTNANDIKESLVTQAANPVLWEDCVAEMINFGVTRFVEVGPGKVLTGFTKKINKDMELANVEDVASLDKTLEFLKGVR
- the fabG gene encoding 3-oxoacyl-[acyl-carrier-protein] reductase; translation: MHLEGKVAIVTGASRGIGRAVAIQLAQSGADVVVNYSGSEGAAQETVEAVQALGRKAIKIKANVADAEEVASMVEEAHKEFGHIDILVNNAGITRDGLLMRMKDDDFDAVIDINLKGVYLVTKVVAKIMMKQRSGRIINMTSVVGVIGNTGQTNYAASKAGVIGFTKSCAKELASRGITVNAIAPGFINTDMTDVLPEKVKEAMVAEIPLGRMAEAEEVASVATFLASDFANYITGQVINVDGGMVM
- a CDS encoding acyl carrier protein, with the translated sequence MSTFDKVKAIVVEQLGVDEAEVTIDSTFIDDLGADSLDIVELIMAFEEEFNVEIPDDVAEKIKTVKDTVEYIDSAK
- the rnc gene encoding ribonuclease III; this translates as MGAVEAHKSKMTQAREESLQGLVSRLDIPVSDISIIDCAFTHTSYANEHKSKHIHHNQRLEFLGDAVLDLIIGEYLFRTYPDMAEGSLTKIKAATVCEDSLASVSRTLDLGKYLLLGHGEYASGGNDRNSILADTFESLIGAIYISTDYQTAMAFVLKHLTAYIDQALEGKRGKDYKTLLQEYVQRDGDKHIVYRLLSESGPDHAKTFHMEVQIDGVTYEAGSGKSKKIAEQHAAQLTLERLMNK
- the fabF gene encoding beta-ketoacyl-ACP synthase II translates to MEKRVVITGLGAVTPVGIGKENFYNALLAGQSGIGPITRFDASDYATRIAGEVKDFDITNYGVDKKEARRMDRSVELAIGAAVLACEDSKLDLDKEDLDRCGTVVGTGIGGIDSIHEVYETLFDKGPGRVSPFAVPMMIANMTSARVSIRLGLKGPVITDVTACTSGTNAIGDAFRIIQRGDADIMFAGGTEAAVSPAAVAGFAAMKAMSTRNDEPTKASRPFDKDRDGFVMGEGSGIVVLEELEHAKARGAHIYAEVVGYGTNGDAYHITAPAPGGVQARKCMELAIKDAGIDPNEVNYINAHGTSTGLNDKNETLAIKELFGDHAKNIAVNSTKSMTGHLLGAAGAIETIVVAMAIETGKVHPTINCDNPDEGLDLDYVREGARDLQVKCALSNSFGFGGHNGTICVRRYEA
- the fabK gene encoding enoyl-[acyl-carrier-protein] reductase FabK, with translation MIKTDICDLLQIEYPIFQGGMAWLGTAELAAAVSEAGGLGIIGAGHMPPDVFRNEIHKLKERTSKPFGCNIMLMSPFVKEVMEVVLEEHVPVITTGAGNPGVYIPALKEIGTKVIPVVASVLLAKRLLRGGIDAIIAEGTESGGHVGDITTMALIPQVVDAVDVPVIAAGGIADGRGMAAAFALGAKAVQMGTRFVLSEECIAHENYKNAVLKAKDRATVMTGLTTGHPVRIIDNALAHKYKALEFSGASKEELESLGAGTLRKAAIDGDVKEGSVMIGQISGMLTDVKPCATIIQDIMTEAETVIKNLQGLSK
- a CDS encoding NAD(P)H-dependent flavin oxidoreductase, which translates into the protein MKLPELRIGNLVAKVPIIQGGMAIRLSTARLAAAVANEGGIGLIAASGLPFDELRYEIQLARKLSPTGIIGINAMVAATQFAGLVKTAIEEGIDLVVAGAGFSRDMFAMGKESGTPIVPIVSSAKLARISEGLGASAVIVEGSEAGGHLGTNRSARDIVPEVVAAVKKIPVIAAGGVLDGRDIVDMLKLGASGVQMGSRFAASDECNASDELKKMYVRATKPEDIVLIQSPVGLPGQAIKNKFAESVLDGTVAPPTVCDNCLKHCSHKFCIIRALSRAQQGDVETGLVFSGNNMRKVDKIMPVKDIFAQLKQQVAEID